The DNA region GTGCGCGGCCATCGCCCGCGGGATGCTTGGCAAGAAGAGCGCCCACGCGCTCGACGCGGCGAGCTGCGACAGCACGATCACCGGCAGCGCGAGCGCGGCGCCGATCAGCACCACTGCCGTACGGACGATCGGGTCGTCTGGGCACGCCAGCGACGCCAGCGCGCCGGGGATGCCCGCGGCCAGGCAGGCCGTGACGACGCAGACGGTTTCGCCCAACCACTCGGGCGGGTTGGGGGAGACGGCGCCGTAGAGCTCGCGGTTCCCCTCACTCGACTCGGCGACGATCATCAGCAGCAGGCAGCAGAGGTAGCCGAGCGTGAGCGCGCCGATCATCACGACGCCGACGCCCAGGCAGACCCCAAAGACCGCATTGGCGGCGATCTCTACCTCGCCCCCGCCCACCCCATCGAGCAAGACCACCGCCACCGCTCCCAGCCCGAGCGTCACGGCGAGCGACGTAGACAGCGCGACCCAGCGGACGAACATGGCGCGGTTGAAGAACGAGAACACGCCGGTGAGCAGCGGCTGACGCGGCATCGGCGGGCAGACGACCGACGCGTGCTTCTCGACCGCCACCCGCTGGGCGCCCTCGGCGAGGTACTGCTCGGCCAGGCGGCGCTGCTCGGCTTGGTCGTGGGCGTCTTCGACTTCGAGCTCGAAGTCGGGCCCCTCGTCCGGCGCAGGCGCCAGCGGCTTGGCGACGGGGGGACGCACCAGGTTCGAGACGCCGCAGTCGCCGCAGACCAGTTCTTGCCCCACTTGCTCCGGCGTGGCGTACAGCAGCGACTGGCAGCTCGTGCAGACCACGGCCAGGCGTTTGGGCTGGGCGGCCACTAGCTCGGCGGCCCAGGGCTGACGTTCTTCGGTCCACACCTGGTAGCCGTCGGTGGCGTCGAGCGCGGCGGGGCGCGCCGGCTTGGCGACCGGCTTCGGGGGCTGGATTACCGTGAGCGTGCCGCAGTCGGGGCACTTGATCTTGCGCCCGACGTGCCTAGCGTCCGCGTACATCCGCGTGTCGCAGAGCCGGCAGTTGACGCCGATCTGGGTGCTGGGGGCGAGCCGGCGGGGCGGGGGGGTGACGGAGATCTGTCCGCCGCATTTGGGGCAGGGCGCCGATTGGCCGACCATCGACGCGGGCGCCTGTCCCCTTGCGCCACAGGCCAGGCAGCGGACGGGGACGGTGGGCATGGCGCAGGGCGTGTCACGCGGCGGTTAATCGAGGGAGCCGGCACGGCGCGGTCCGCCTAGAATACAGGAGCAACCGCCGCCGCCTATTCGTCTGTAAAAATCTATGTTAACCGCTGAGCTCCTCCGGAACACTTGCGCCGTGCTGTTAGAACTGGCGCCTTGGCTGCTGCTGGGCGCGCTCGCGGCGGGGCTTCTGCACGTGGCGCTTCCCGAGGGGTGGCTCCGCCGGCAACTGCAGGGGCGCGCCGGCGTGGTGCGGGCGGTGGCGATCGGCGTGCCCCTGCCGCTGTGCTCGTGCGGGGTGATCCCGGTGGCGCTGGGCGCCCGCCGCGCGGGGGCGAGCGACGGCGCCACGGTGGGCTTCTTGGTGAGCACGCCCCAGACGGGGGTCGATTCGGTCTTGGTGGCGGCGTCGTTGCTGGGCTGGCCGCTGGCGTTGTTCAAGGTGGCGGCGGCGCTGGTGCTGGGGCTGATCGGGGGTTGGGCCACCGACGCGACGGCGCCCGCGCGCGGGATGACGTTGCCGATCCTCGAGTCGACGCCGGTGGACCCGCGCGGTTGGCCCGTTCGGCTGCTGGCGCACGCGCTGGACATGCTGCGCTCCATCTGGCGGTGGGTGGCGGCCGGGGTGCTGGCGTCTGCGTTGATCACCACGCTGGCGCCCAGCGATTCGCTCGGGGTGCTGAGCGGCTACGGCGGCATCGGCGCGATGCTCATCGTGCTGCTGATCGCGACGCCGCTGTACGTGTGCGCCACGGCCAGCGTGCCCATCGCGGCGTCGCTGGTGGCCGCCGGTCTGCCCACCGGCGCCGCGCTGGTGTTCTTGATGGCGGGGCCGGCGACGAACGTCGCCACGATCGGCGCGGTCTACCGGGTGCTGGGGCGGAGCGCGCTGGTCGTCTACCTCGCGGTGACCATCCTGGGCAGCCTCGCCGCGGGGCTGCTGTTCGAACGCCTAGCGGCCATCGCCCCCCCGGTCTCGGCGGCCGGCCACGTGCATGGCGGGGCGAACGGGTGGTCGATCACGAGCGCCGTGGCGCTGACGGCGCTCTTCGCGTGGTTCGCAATCGACGAGCTGCGGGCCTGGCTGGGGAGCTCGGCGCCCAGCGACAAGCACGCCACGTGCGACTAGCGGCTCGCCATCCGCTTTACAGAGCCTGGGGGGACTGCTAGTTTGGCTTCCGCGTTGGTGGTCGGCCGCGTCGTCTGGGCGCGTCCGACAAACAGGGAATCCGGTGCAATTCCGGGACGGCCCCGCCGCTGTAACCGAGCGTCAATCGACAGGCACGTCGCGCCACCTTGTGGTTCGGCCATTGTTGAGGCTGATTCGCAGAATCAGCCCCGATGAGAAGGCCCGCCCGTCGAGTGCTCGGGAGTCAGAAGACCTACCATCGCTGCGGATGCGGAAGAGCCTGCGAGGGACAGGCGCCGCGGCCCCGATGCGCGCTGCCAATAGCCACACAGCGCCGAAGCGAACAAGAGTCCCATGAACGCCCCTTGGGCGCCGGCCCGTGCACCGCTGCGCGGCTTCACGCTGGTGGAGCTGCTGGTTGTGCTGGCGGTTATCGGCGTGTTGGTCGGCCTGCTGCTGCCCGCGGTGCAAAACGCACGCGAGTCGGCCCGCCGCGCGCAGTGCCAGAACAATTTGAAGCAGCTCGCCCTGGGGTTATGCGTGTGTGAGCAGCAGGGCGGCGCCTTCCCCGTTGGTTGCCTCGGCAGCGTACGCTCGCCCGACAAGCGGCTGATCGCGTGGAGCGTGCCGCTGCTGGCGGCGATCGAGCAAGGGCCTCTGCTCGACCGGTTCGACTTCGAGCTCCCCTCGTACGACGCGCACAATCTGCCGGTCGCCAGAACGCTGATCCCGCAGTACCTCTGCCCCAGCCAAGCCGACGGCCCCCAGCACAGCGAGTCCGCCCCCTGGAAGCAGGCCGCGTTCACCGACTACAGCGGCCTGTACGGCGTCGAAGGCGCCGGCCGCAACGCGACCGACTTGCCAACCGACCCCGCGACGGCTTGGAAGCAGCAAACGCTCAACCCCCAGTCGCTCGGTGTGATGTTGTACGAGACCGCGACCCGACCGCGCGAGGTGACCGACGGCCTGTCGAAGACCGCGTGCGTCGGCGAGGCGGGCCTACGCCGCCAGCAGCAGATGGAGTGGGTGAACGGCATGAATCTGTTCGCCCAGGAGCAATCCAATCCCATCGGCGGCGTCGGGCTAGGGAACGAGCTGGGGAGCCCCCACACCAGCGGCGCCGGCCTAGCGTTTTGCGATGGGCATGTGTCGTTCGTATCGGACGACGTCGAACAAACCGTGCTAACCGCGATGCTCACCCGGGCGGGCCATGAATAGATGGGTTCACATAGCCCTGCTCTTGCTGTGCGTCGCGCAGCCGCTGCGGGCCTCGTCGTTCGGCTTCGACGACATCGACTTTTGGGTCGGTGAAGGGGCGAACCGCGCCGCGCTGGTGATCGACTGGCGCGCGGAGGGCGCCGAGCCGCTGGCATGGGGCTTCCGCTGGGACGGCGTCGCCACCGGGCGCGACCTGTTGTTGGGCGTCGTGGCCGCCGACCCACGGTTGTTCGTCAAGCTGGGGGGCGCCGTCGACGCGCCGACGCTGCTGTTCGGCGTTGGGTACGACACGGACAACGACGGCGCGTTTGCGCTGCAAGACGAGACTGCGTTCGATGAGCGCGGCGTCGGTTTCGGGCCGGCGCCCTTCCTCACCACCACGTCCGCCGAGGGCGCCGACCGCTACCAGGAGGGGTGGGACAAAGGCTACTGGCGTTACGCCACGGCCGCGGCCGACCCCTACGACGACGGCGCCTGGCAAGAGTCGCACATCGGCATGGGCTCGCGCACGCTCAGCGACGGCGGCTGGGACGGGTGGGTGTTCGAGTCGCCGATTAGCTACACGTTGCAACCAAACCCGCCGACCGCCGCGCCGGCGCCGCTGCTGCCCGGCGACTACAACCGCGACGGCGCCCTCGACGCCGCCGACTACACCGTGTGGCGCGACGCGCTGGGCCAGAGCGTCGCTACGCCCGGCGCCGGCGCGGACGGCGACCACAGCGGCGTGGTCGACATCCACGACTACGCGGTTTGGCGCGGCGCCTTGGCGCCGCCATCGGCCCCCGCCGGAGGGGCCGTGCCCGAGCCCTCGTCGCTCGGGCTGCTGTTGATCTTGTTCGCCGCCTGGCGACTCCGCTGCTTCAACACCCTAGAGAGATGCACCTCATGACCCGATGCTTCTACTTGCTCGTCGTGCTCGCGGTTCCCGCCTGCTGCTCCGCCGCGGGTTTCGCCCAAGCCGTGGTCGACTACGCCCCCGGCGTCGCGCCGGCGCGCAACTTTCCAGACGACCTGCCGTACACGCAGCCGAACGCCGCGATTGGCTGGCCCGAGCGGGTCACCGCGGACGGAACCAACTTCGAGGGGGTCGTCTCTCCCTTCAACCCACCGGCCGGGCTCGACGAGATCGTCTCGATCGGCGAAGGAGGCTTCGTCACGCTGCGGCTCTCCAACTACGCCGTGCCGGTCGACGGGCCCGAGCTTGGCTTCTTCACCAACGCAGGACTCGGCGATCAAGACTACCCCGCCGGCTTGGCCGCGACCGATCTTTCGCAACCGTTCACCACGTTCGGCATCGACTCGGCGATGGTGGAAGTCAGCGAAGATGGCGCCGCGTGGGTGAGCCTGGGGGTTCAAGTGTTCGACATCCCCGCCAACCCGTTCCTCGACCTTGCCAGCCCATTCAGCGCGACGCCGGGCGCGGTGCTCGCCGATCCCGGCCTCCCCTTCGATGGCGCGCTCTCAAGCTTCGCCGGCAAGAACTACGCCGAGATCAAGACGCTGCTGGGCGGTTCGGCCGGCGGGACGTGGCTCGATATCTCGGGCGCCGGCCTGCCGCGCGTCGGCTACGTGCGGCTGAGCGTTCCCACCGGGGGCGGTAGCTTCGAGCTCGACGCCGTGAGCGTGGCGACCGCCGCCCTGGGGGCGCCGGTCCCAGAGCCCGGCGCATTGGCGCTTGCCGTGGCTGCCGCCGGTTGCCTAGCGGCGGTCCGCCGCAGATGAGCGCCGCAGAGTCGGCGGATTGGTATTTGGAGCGGGGCCGCGTGGTGTTTACCGCCGCGTACCACCTGCGCCGCGGGAGCTGCTGCGGCAGCGGCTGCCGGCACTGCCCGTACGGGGGCGGGGCGGCGAGCGTGGGGGAGTCTGTCGGTCGTGAGGAATGGGGGAAAGTTGCCCCCGGTCCTCCGGCCCCTGACGCCGACGGCGCGCCCCCTGCCAATGGCGAGCCGTCGGCGTCAGCCGCCGGAGCAGCCCCGCCAAAGGCCCCCAACCGTACTTTCTAACCGCCCGCACTCCCCCCGCGGGTTGAAATCGCCCCGGCATCCCCTATTCTGCATGGCATGCGGGCGCCCGGCGATCGACCGCGGCGCCATCCGTGCCCGGCAGGGCTGCCCGGCCCTAGGCGATGAGCGAGATCCTCTTCCACTACGAGCGGGTCAACCCCACCACCTGGGCCTACCTGTCCAGCCTGCTGACCCTTGCGCTGTTCTTCAAGTTCAACCGCTTGCTGAGCGTCCGCAACCTCGACCTGCTGCTGCTGATCCTGCTCGCCCCGGCGATGATCTGCATCAAGTGGGGGCTCGACCACCCCGCGAGCGTGGCGGGCGCCATCGGGCCGGCCGGCCCCGACGCGGTCTCGCCGCAGCGGGTCGAAGAGCTCGGCTACCTCTGGCTGTTCGGCATCAACACGCTGCTGCTGGTGCGGATGCTGGCAGACACGATGATGGTCCGCCGACCGCTGCTGGAGCCCAACCTCACGGCCGGGGGGCTGTCGTTCCTCACCGTATCGCTGCTGCTGTTCTTGGCCGCCAACGTGGTGACCGGCACGCCGGAGCAGGCCGACCTGTACGCGGTCCGCCGCGCGGACCACCTGGCCAAGCGCGAGGCGTCCGAGCTTGAGCTCAGCTCGTTGGAGACGCACGGCCCCGGCTTCCCGGTAGTGTTCCAGTTCCCCCACATCGTCACCCAGCGGTTGCTCTCGCCGGAGCGGAAGGGCGCCGCCGACGCCGAAGCGCCGACCCCTAGCGGCACCCCCGACCCCTCGATTAGCGACCAGCCGTTCCCACCCAGCGAGGGCGACCCCACGGCCCCGCGGTTTTCCTCCGCGGAGGAGATTACCGCCAAGGCGACCGCCATCGTCTGCCAGGCGATGATCGTGCTGGGGATCTTGCTGGTCGCCTCGTGGCACTTCGACAACCCCACGGCCGGCATCGCCGCGGCCACGCTCTACTTGATGCTCCCCTACACCGCGATGTGGACCGGCAGCACCACGCACGCCCTGCCGGGCGCCCTGCTGGTGTGGGCCATCCTGTTTTACCGACGCCCGTTTGTCGCCGGGCTGCTAATCGGCCTGGCGTGCGGCACGCTCTACTACCCGTTGTTCTTGCTGCCGCTGTGGATCACCTTCTACTGGCGCCGCGGCGCCGGGCGGTTTGTGGCCGGCGGGCTGTGCGTGCTGCCGGTGCTGATCCTGGTGCTGGTGTTCACCTCCACCGACACGGCGATGTTCTTCGCCCAGCTCCGCCAAACCTTCGGCGTGCGGCTGCCGAGGATCGAGCAGGTCGACGGCATCTGGCAGTTCTGGAGCCCCGAGTACCGCCTGCCGATCTTGGCGTTCCACATCGGCCTGTCGCTCAGCTTCATCCTCTGGCCGGCGCAGAAGAACCTAGCGACGCTGCTCAGCGCATCGGCCGCCCTGATGCTGGGCGCCCAGTTCTGGCACGCCCACTCGGGGGGCCTAGCCCTCGGCTGGTACATGCCCGCGCTGCTGCTGACGGTCTTCCGCCCGAACCTAGAAGACCGCGTGGCGCTGGACGTGGTGCTGCCGGTGAAGTGGAAGGCGCCGTGGCGCGCGGCGGCATAGTCCTACGCGGTGCATGGCGGGGCGATTTGAGGCAACTTGCTATGGGGAAAATCGCAAAGGTCCTCGACGCGGTTTTGCGCGGAAGTTCCGATAGCAACATCCGCTTTGCGGATTTATGCGCTCTGCTGCTGCACCTGGGTTTCCAAGAGCGAATTCGGGGCGATCATCACATCTTCACCCGCCACGGCGTGGAACAGTTCGTTAATATCCAGCCACGCGCGGGCAAGGCGAAGCCGTAGCAAGTAAAACAGATACGAGGGGTGATCGCGTCGAATGGACTGGCGCCGGGCGACAATGAATCAGAACCAATCTCCGAGGGTAGCGACGGTGACTGATGCAAAATATGAGATCATCCTGTATTGGAGCAAGGACGACGAGATGTTCGTCGCCGAAGTGCCAGAACTACCCGGCTGCATGGCAGACGGCGCCAGCTATCAAGAGGCGGTCGCCAACGCCGAGCTTGTCATTAGCGAGTGGATCGAGACCGCCCGAGAACTAGGGCGGCCGATTCCTGCACCGCGTGGGCGGTTGATGTTCGCCTAGCAAGGCGTGGAAAGTCGGACCTCCTCCTATGCGACCCATCCAGCCGCTGCTGTACCTCTGGGCGGCGCCCGCGACGCTGATCGGCCTGTCGTTGATCCCGATCGCGCTCGTCCAAGGGGGAGCGGTCCGCGTGGTCCGCGGCGTGGTCGAGGCCCACGGCGGGGTCATCACCAAGCTGCTCAAGAGGGGCCTGCCGTGGATCGGCAGCGGCGGCGCCGCCGCGATGACCCTCGGCCATGTGGTGTGGGGGTGCGACGCCGATTGCCTGGAGTGGAGCCGCGACCACGAACGGGTCCACGTCCGCCAGTACGAACGCTGGGGGCCGCTGTTCATCCCGCTGTACCTGGCCGCCTCCGTGGCGGCGGGGCGGCGCGGGCTCGATCCCTACCTAGACAACCCGTTCGAACGCGAGGCGTTCGAAGAAACGGACGGGGACCCTCGTTCGGCGTAAGGCCCGGAGGGGCGGCGGCGTATAGCCGGGGGCGCGAGCCCCCGGAAAGCGCGCGCCAATAAGACAAAGCCCCGGAGGGGCGACGGCGCGTCGGATCGTCGATTCGCCGTCGCCACCGGCGGCGGCTCGAACTACGCCCGCCACTGCGTGGCAAAGGCCTGGGGGCGCCGCTTCGCTGCGACGCCAGGCGCCCGGGTTGCTCCCATTGCATCCAAGCGCCCTTCTGCCACGATCCGCAACATTCGCGCAGAAAGAAAGTAAACCCCGCCGCCCGGCCCGCCACTGAGCGGCCACCACATGAAGAGTGAACCGCGTGCCGCCCACTATCCTACAAGTTCCCCGCCAGCACGCTCACGTCCACGCCGAAGAACTCCGCGAACTTGCGGATCATCTGCCGGCTCAGCGGCTTCTTTCCCGCCAAGACCTCCGAGATCGACGACTTCGAGACCCCCGTCCCGCGGTGCAAATCGGCCTGCGAGGCGCCTCGGGAGTCGAGCAGGTGCCGGAGCATGTCGGCGTCTGAGGCGGGTTCAATGGGGCAGTGCGCGTCTTCATACGTCTGGGTCAGGTCGCTGAGCGCATCGAGGTAGGCCTGTTGGCCGCGGTCGAGCTTTTCTTGCGCAAGCAGCCGGTCCATCACCTTCTGGGCGGCTTCGAGGTGTTCTTCCGACGCGATCGCCGTCAACGGAAACGTTTGAATGCAGCGCAGATAGGAGTCGCGCGTCTTGCCCTGGAATCGGTACGAGCTGACTGCGGCCATGGCTTCCGACGCTCCTTTGAAACAATACTACCACGTTTTCCAGAACTACTGACTTGGCGGCGGCTGGTGGCAACCGCACTCCTCTCTCCACTTGCCGTCGTCGTACTCGCGATGCGTCATGATCTTCAGGACAAACACCCTGTGACTCGCGTAGAAGACCCGAGCGACGAGCCGGTACTTGTTCCCACCGATGTTGAAGACGACGCCATTGCCGACGTGGCTCGCGGAGACGAAATCCGCTTTCAAACCGCTCCAACCTGCCCAGGCTACTGTTTTGTTGGCCACATGCGCATGCCAAGCGCGGAGGGGCCCCTCCGAGTCTTCTCGGCCAGGAGTTTGCCAGAAACGGCGTAATCGCGACTTGGAGATAACGCGCACCTCGACCCCTCGCCAAGCATCGGTCCGGAGCACGAATCATAGTTCGCAAAAAGAGAACTTTCAAGGTGGATGGCTGGGTCCGTGGCGCTAGCGGCGCCCCCAGCAGCGGCTCGAACTACGCTCGCCACTCGGTGGCAAAGGCTTGGTGGGGTCGCCGCTTTACTTCGCTGCGACCGCAGGCGCCCGGCGCCTATACCGCACGTTCGTCCGCCGAGGCGGACGCATCTAAGGGGGGCTGCCGTGCAAGACGAACCATTCCCACTAGCCAAACTTGAACCGCGTGAAGCTGTGGTGCGCATGCGCTGACAAGGAATCCGATCCCCGCCAAACCCGCCAACAGCCCCGCTGCAAGAAAATGCATGCGCAGCAGGCTATCTTGTCCGCTGCCAAAGGCGCAGAACACGGCAAGAGAGAAGTAGCCGAGCGCCATCGCATGTTTCTGCATGACAGTTCTCTCAGATTCGCTACATGAGGACAATTCAACCGGGGCGACTTTGCTTCGCACTCACAGACCATCGCAATCAGCGCTAGTCAAGTCCCAACAGAGCTGCATCCTATACCCTATTCGCGGCGATCCACAACATTCGCGAGAAAACTACCCCCGTCGCCGCCCATCCCGCTCCGCTTCCTCCGGCGTCAGCCCCACGATCACGTCGCCGTGGGCCGTGAGCTCGCCGATCGACGAGCCGGGCAGCGGCTTGAAGTCGATCGTGACCAGCTCGCGCAGCTTCGGGTCGATACGGCTCAGCACGCCGTCGCGCTGGTTTTCTGGTTGGCCCTTGATGAAGAACTGGCTGGTCACCAGCCGGCGGTCTCCTTTACGGACCAGGAAATGGATGTGCGGCGTGCGGCCCGGGTAGACGACCGGCTTGATGGTGCGGAAGTAGTAGGCGCCGTCGGCGCCGGTGAGGAATCGCCCGAAGCCCTGGAAGTGCGTGTCGCGCCCGTCCGCGTTGTTGGTGCGCGAGTGCAGGTAGGCGCCGTGGGCGTCGACCTGCCAGATCTCTATGACAGCATTGCGGAGCGGCTCGCCGCTGGCAGTGAGGATACGCCCCGAGAGGTGGGTGATCTCGCCGACCGCGGGGGTGAGCCCGTCGTTGACAACGATCAAGTCGTTGTCTGTATCGAGCGGCAGCCGGTCGGGGTAGAAGGGCCCCTCGGTCATCCGCGGCGTCAGCGACGCCAGCTCCGCAAAGGCGCCGGGCACGGTCCACGCCGAGGCCCCGAGCGCGGCGGCGCCCCCAAGGAAGCGACGGCGAGAAACAAAAGAGGGGAGGGGGGGAGTCTTCATCGCAAACCTGATGGTTGGCTGGGATAGGGCGTTCCCTTGAAACCCCAAACGCCGGGAAAAGTATCGGTTGCTACAAGCAGCTCAAGATCAGGCCCGTCAAGTCGACGCCGACGAAGAAGATTTAACCACAAAGGTCACGAAGGACAACAGAACGAATCCTGTTGTTCTTTCAGCCGATGACCGGCAGGCGCCAGACGCCGCTTGCGCTGG from Pirellulimonas nuda includes:
- a CDS encoding permease, translated to MLTAELLRNTCAVLLELAPWLLLGALAAGLLHVALPEGWLRRQLQGRAGVVRAVAIGVPLPLCSCGVIPVALGARRAGASDGATVGFLVSTPQTGVDSVLVAASLLGWPLALFKVAAALVLGLIGGWATDATAPARGMTLPILESTPVDPRGWPVRLLAHALDMLRSIWRWVAAGVLASALITTLAPSDSLGVLSGYGGIGAMLIVLLIATPLYVCATASVPIAASLVAAGLPTGAALVFLMAGPATNVATIGAVYRVLGRSALVVYLAVTILGSLAAGLLFERLAAIAPPVSAAGHVHGGANGWSITSAVALTALFAWFAIDELRAWLGSSAPSDKHATCD
- a CDS encoding DUF1559 domain-containing protein translates to MNAPWAPARAPLRGFTLVELLVVLAVIGVLVGLLLPAVQNARESARRAQCQNNLKQLALGLCVCEQQGGAFPVGCLGSVRSPDKRLIAWSVPLLAAIEQGPLLDRFDFELPSYDAHNLPVARTLIPQYLCPSQADGPQHSESAPWKQAAFTDYSGLYGVEGAGRNATDLPTDPATAWKQQTLNPQSLGVMLYETATRPREVTDGLSKTACVGEAGLRRQQQMEWVNGMNLFAQEQSNPIGGVGLGNELGSPHTSGAGLAFCDGHVSFVSDDVEQTVLTAMLTRAGHE
- a CDS encoding PEP-CTERM sorting domain-containing protein (PEP-CTERM proteins occur, often in large numbers, in the proteomes of bacteria that also encode an exosortase, a predicted intramembrane cysteine proteinase. The presence of a PEP-CTERM domain at a protein's C-terminus predicts cleavage within the sorting domain, followed by covalent anchoring to some some component of the (usually Gram-negative) cell surface. Many PEP-CTERM proteins exhibit an unusual sequence composition that includes large numbers of potential glycosylation sites. Expression of one such protein has been shown restore the ability of a bacterium to form floc, a type of biofilm.) codes for the protein MNRWVHIALLLLCVAQPLRASSFGFDDIDFWVGEGANRAALVIDWRAEGAEPLAWGFRWDGVATGRDLLLGVVAADPRLFVKLGGAVDAPTLLFGVGYDTDNDGAFALQDETAFDERGVGFGPAPFLTTTSAEGADRYQEGWDKGYWRYATAAADPYDDGAWQESHIGMGSRTLSDGGWDGWVFESPISYTLQPNPPTAAPAPLLPGDYNRDGALDAADYTVWRDALGQSVATPGAGADGDHSGVVDIHDYAVWRGALAPPSAPAGGAVPEPSSLGLLLILFAAWRLRCFNTLERCTS
- a CDS encoding DUF5522 domain-containing protein, translating into MSAAESADWYLERGRVVFTAAYHLRRGSCCGSGCRHCPYGGGAASVGESVGREEWGKVAPGPPAPDADGAPPANGEPSASAAGAAPPKAPNRTF
- a CDS encoding type II toxin-antitoxin system HicA family toxin, translated to MGKIAKVLDAVLRGSSDSNIRFADLCALLLHLGFQERIRGDHHIFTRHGVEQFVNIQPRAGKAKP
- a CDS encoding type II toxin-antitoxin system HicB family antitoxin, whose translation is MTDAKYEIILYWSKDDEMFVAEVPELPGCMADGASYQEAVANAELVISEWIETARELGRPIPAPRGRLMFA
- a CDS encoding helix-turn-helix domain-containing protein, whose product is MAAVSSYRFQGKTRDSYLRCIQTFPLTAIASEEHLEAAQKVMDRLLAQEKLDRGQQAYLDALSDLTQTYEDAHCPIEPASDADMLRHLLDSRGASQADLHRGTGVSKSSISEVLAGKKPLSRQMIRKFAEFFGVDVSVLAGNL
- a CDS encoding type II toxin-antitoxin system HigB family toxin; amino-acid sequence: MLRTDAWRGVEVRVISKSRLRRFWQTPGREDSEGPLRAWHAHVANKTVAWAGWSGLKADFVSASHVGNGVVFNIGGNKYRLVARVFYASHRVFVLKIMTHREYDDGKWREECGCHQPPPSQ
- a CDS encoding dioxygenase family protein; this translates as MKTPPLPSFVSRRRFLGGAAALGASAWTVPGAFAELASLTPRMTEGPFYPDRLPLDTDNDLIVVNDGLTPAVGEITHLSGRILTASGEPLRNAVIEIWQVDAHGAYLHSRTNNADGRDTHFQGFGRFLTGADGAYYFRTIKPVVYPGRTPHIHFLVRKGDRRLVTSQFFIKGQPENQRDGVLSRIDPKLRELVTIDFKPLPGSSIGELTAHGDVIVGLTPEEAERDGRRRG